In the Lepus europaeus isolate LE1 chromosome 10, mLepTim1.pri, whole genome shotgun sequence genome, TGTACTTTTAATGACAAGCCTGTTTGTTCAGTTTGTAGACTGACTCCAGCTAAATGTTCTATGATCTCAGATATTGTTTGTAACAAAGCCTAAAGTGAACTCAAACAGCTTAATCCACTTTCCTTAGGCTATTAAAAGAGACATCTTTCACACCCACAGCCTCCTTTATTTTATAGTTGTTATGGCCAGTCCATGATGCTAGGGCTTCATATGTCTTCAGAGCTCCTTTCTGTCTAGCCCTTGAAGCAAATATGAACAGGGAAAATATTGCTTTCAGTTGTATTAATGCCACGATTAAAAGTAATACTGGGCCTTTAATATGGAGCattaaaaatcatcaaatattCATTGCTTAAGGCATTACTATTTTGCAGATAAAGTTTCAAAATAAAGATAAGGTCTCTGCCCTAAAGAGGCTTACAGTCTACTAGGGgtgaaaaagtataaaatagcCTGGGGAAGTTTGGGAGCAGTAATGGGGTTCCATCATGGTAAAAAGTAACAGCTCATGTGTTACAACAGCCTTAGGTGGTTACGTTGCCATAGATTACAGTCAAGCCAAGGTCAAAGAAACAGCATGGACTTCAAGCTGGAGGTATAAGGATGGCTCTCTGAAGGGGGAATGCATGGAGCTGGACCTGTATAAAATAAATGCAGGAGGTAAGGGTGAACACTCAGCCTAGTGGCTGGGatgcccagctctagctcctgactccagcttcctgctaacgcagactctgggaggcagcaggtgatgcctgaAAAGATTCTGTTGTTGCTACTCACTTGAGatccctggcttcagtttggcccagccctgagcattgcaaatatttgcaaagtgaaccagtggatggggcctttctctctctctctctctctctctctctctctctctctctctctctctctctctctctctccccctctccccctccctctccccctcccctcccctctccctctccctctccctcctcctccccctcccctcccctctccctccctctccttctccactccctctccccctccctcctcctcccctccctctgctcttccccttctctttctctctctcactctccattactctctctccctccctctttctccctctcctctctctcctctctttctctgcctctgaaagaAAGTTGTAAATGTGTAAAGTATTTCAGTTTGGGGAGAAGATTTTATTGAAAGCCCTTATCAGTGACACAAATTTTAATTCCTTTCATGGGTCTTTCTGCCTGCTTTTAGTTTGGAAGCAGAGTTTGGAGAAAAGCCCAAGAGCAGCCAAAGTTCTGTTATAGTGGTAAAGAGAAATGGGATGTTACCGAAAACCAATACTTGCATTGTAATTTCTTCTTCCCCAACACTCTTTATATCACTCCtgctaaataataaataacaaaaaatagatAGTAAGCAATAAATAGCAAAATAAGCTGACTCTGCCCTTTGCCCTGGGCAAACTCCCAGTGAAGATAATGGAATCTGTGAAATGTCTGAAATGCAGACAGCAAAAATGAGAgggaataagaagaaaaagacctGGAACTTCTCAGCTCTTCCCCTACAGAACCAATCCTTTACAGACAgagtagtttttaaaagttttctttattttgcttacaagtacttttgaaaagaaaagtagcaacagggaaaaaaatccaagataGTGTGAGACCCAGAGTAAGACTCTAAAGTAAAAGAGgagttcaaaaagtttatggaaaaaggaattaagggATAAATTTATTGTGGTGCCAAAAAATTTTTGGGGCtccatatagttttttttctttatgctgtatattttccattaactttttgaagaccctctctGTGCATGGGTTTCCAACCTTGTGTGCACAAAAacattccattctccatgaactttttgaaagccccGCATGTAATACATGGCATGAGTAGGAGGACTCATTGACTATCATCCACCCTCGTTGTCTTCCAGCTCTTAGGGGCTGGccacttcctgggaggcaggacccCCTGCTCTGTCCACCTTCCAGACTTGTTCACAAAAGTAAGGGGAAAATAGTCAGACTGGCCAGTCGGGAGGACGGGTCCACTGAGGGGACGTTGTCTGTTTTGCAGAAGTGACCAGCTGGATGTGGGTGACTACATCAAAGCAGTGAATGGGATCAACCTGGCCAAATTCCGCCATGATGAGATCATCAGCTTGCTGAAGAACGTCGGGGAGAGAGTGGTTCTTGAAGTCGAGTATGAGCTTCCGCCAGTCTGTAAGTAATCACAACCCAGGAACAGAACACCTGTACCACGTTGTTTGCAGACACAAATGGCTTCTTAGACTTTTCCTTTTCCATCATTGTCTAATTACAGGAATGACAGAGTAgtttattcatatttaaaaattatttttgatgtttattttttaatctacttgaaatgcagaatgacagatcTCTTtcgctctcgctcactctctctctctctctctctcacacacacacacacagagagagagagagagagagagagagagatcgttccTCATatatctgcttgttccctccccaaatgtcagcaacagccagggctgggccaggctgaagccaggaacccaaaactctaCCTGAGTTTcacaggtaggtggcagggacccaggcacttgaaccatcatctgctgcctcccagcttgatcagaagcagagtagccaggacgtgaacccaggcactccaacacgggattgaggggtcccaagtggtggcttaaccctctgtactaCAACACCACcccttaaaattatttaaattgaaGAATGTGTTGCCTACtcaggtaaatttttaaaagcatggtaGATATgtttggtggttaagatgccacttggaaaaCCTGTGTCCCATaatagaatgcctgggttcaagtcctggctccactcctgtttccagttttctgctaatgtagaccttgtGAGGCATCAGTGTtggtggttcctgccaccacatgggagactgaattgagttcctggtttctgattttTACCTGGTTCAGGCCAAACTATTGCAGGTATTCGGGGATTGAATTGGCAGATAAGAGTTTACtcttgttctctttttctttctccctctgcttcttaaataaattcaatagataggtagataggtagataggtagataggtaggtcggtaggtagatagatagatagataggaaggaaggaagggagggagggagggaaggagggaaggtaaGAGTGAATAAGACTCATTTTCTATTAAGCTGGCCTGTGCTCATCGTATTTCCCATTTAGGCTTTGGCACTTAACTATTTTAATGAACAGTCAACATATTGATAACTTCTGTGCATGAAGTAGAACATAAGTTTTATAGTTGGCAATGAGGTTTAGGAAAGcatattttgcatgtttttttgtATGTATGTCCACTTCTGAACCATGAAAATAGTTTCATAACACATTATCAAGTAATAGTAATAGTAGTAATAATAAGAGCTGACAACACATTTTGAGAGTTTATTAAATGTTCAACATTAAAAGGAACTTGACTTGCATTGCCATATTTAATCCTCACCACAAGGAAAGGCAATATAGCAGAGATTAACGTTAACATCAAATAGCCGGATTGAAATTCCAGCTTCAACTTTTACTAACTACATGCTGTTACATTCACTGTTACTTAAACTTTCTATTTCTCAGTTCTCACATCTCAGAATGGTTCTAATGTTAGTTCCTACTCATAGATTTGTTACGATTAACtgagttaatattttttttaaacttttatttaatgaatataaatttccaaagtatagcttatgggttacaatggcttcccccctcccataacttccctcctacccgcaaccctcccccctcctgctccctttccccttccattcacataaagattcattttcaattctctttatatacagaacatcagtttagtacatattaggtaaagatttcaacagtttgcccatatagcaacacaaagtgaaaaaactaccattggagtactaattatagcattaaatagcaatgtacagcacattaaagacagagatactacataatcgttttttttaaaaaaaattaattaattttctatgccatttcctattTAACACCAGGtcgtttttttcatttccaattctctttatatacagaagatcagttcagtatataattagtgaagacctcatcagtttgtatccacacagaaacacaaagtataaaaatactgtttcagtactagttatagcatcacttcacattagacaacacattaaggacagatcccacatggggtgtaagtacacagtgactcctgttgctgacttaacaatttgacactcctgttcatggcgtcagtaatctccctaggctctagtcatgagttgccagggctatggaagcctttagagttcgctgactttaatcttattccgatagggtcatagtcaaagtggaagttctctcctcccttcggagaaaggtacctccttctttgatggccccgttctttccactgggatctcactcacagagatctttcatttaggtcttttttttttttttccatgatatcttggttttccatgcctactatacgtcatgggctcttcagccagatccgaatgccttgagggttgattctgaggcctaactgagttaatatttgtaaaacaCTTAGAACAATTTCAGGCAATATGAGAGCTtgtgataaataataaatcaattaaCACAGGATAggcattattattttcattattctcaTTTTGCAGAGGCTTAAGTATCTTTCCTAAATTAGTAGATGGCAGTTACGATCTGACCCCGGCTGTCTGACTCTGAAGGGCATATGTTTCTTTATTATGATGTATACTCTGGGTGATAGGCATGTTACTGGTGCCTTGCCTTTAATGTTGCTCTGTGTGAGCATCAACTCTTATGTTATTTGCTACTAACATGGTGCTACCCTGGAAAATCTCTTTGCTCTGCCATACTGGTAAGAACTCAAATTGGTTCTGAAGAGTTGATAATAATTCATTTGTTTAGCAGTGACTTACTGAGCATTTACTATGTTCCAGACACTACTGTATAGTTGGAGCTTGGGTTGCAACAGAGGAATTCAGATTCTAGCAGGAGAAGATAGACAATAAAAGTGTAATAAGTAAATTATATGTACAGGTCATGAATGCTATGAGAAGAACTTAAAGCAAGGAGAGGGTTTGGGAGTGCTGTGACCAAGATTGGATTACAACTTTGAATAAGGTGGTTAGAAAGAGTTCACTGAGAAGGTGACATTGGTCCATGACTTAAAGGGGCTGATGGAGTAGGCtatatgagtatttttttttaaaaatttatttatttagttgaaaggcagagttacagagaggcagagtcagagagagagagagacagacagacagacatcttccatccactggttcactccccagatggctgcaatgaccagagcatggctgatccgaagccaggagccaggagcttcttcttggtttcccacatgggtgcaggggctcaaggacttgggccatcctccactgctttcccaggccatagcagagagctggattggaagtggagcagctgggactcgaaccagcgcccatatttgatgccggcactgcactggCCCGGCTGTATGACTTTCTAAAGGAAGAGGGTTCCAAGACAAAGGAGCAGTCAGTGCTAAGAACAAAAGGTAAGAATATGCCAGGCATTGTTCTAGAAACATTAAGAAGGGCAGCATGGCTGGAGCAAAGTGAGCAAGAAAAGGCTCTCTCTGCTATGTTGAGAATGGATTGCAGGGTTACAAGCTCAGGGGTAAGCTGAGAAGCTGTTGCAGTATTCTTGATAAAAGGTGGTGCTGGAGGTGGTGGAAGAATTGGATTCTGGATCTGTTTTGAAGGTAGACCAAGAGGATTTCTTAATGGGTCTGGTGTAGGTGGTGCAGAGATAGAGCAGTTAAGGACAGTCCCAGGGTTTTGAACCTGAGCAATGGGAAGAATGCAGGTGTTGTTAGCAAGGGTGGGCTAAAATGTGGGCAGAGCTGATTTGTGGAGGGGCGATGAGAACTTTGTTGTTTAAATTGCTACCTTTGCTGCACAAGGGGACATGTAAAGGACAGAGCTGGAGATAGAGTTTGGAGTTCGGAAGAAAGGGCTAGACTGCAAAGATAAATTTGAGTGTCACAGAGCATAAATGGTGTTTGAAGCATAGGGATCATGTTAGAGCTTTCAGGGAATGTGGGCATTACCAATCACaagtcttattcttttttaaattttgtttatttatttttttttttgacagagtggacagtgagagagacagagagaaaggtcttccttgtgccgttggttcaccctccaatggccgccacggccggcgcactgcggctggcgcaccgcgctgatccgaaagcaggagccaggtgcttctcctggtctcccatggggtgcagggcccaagcacttgggccatcctcctctgctcttctgggccacagcaagagagctggcctggaagagagcaaccaggacagaatccggtgccccgaccgggactagaacccggtgtgccggcgctgcaaggcggaagattagcctattgagccgtggcgccggcacaagTCTTACTCTTAACATAAAACCTAACATTGAAAATCTAGCAGTCATTTTATAACAAAATCAATTGAATTCCAAGTTCAAAAACCTTGCTgcagtgtttttcattttcagcaAGAGTAGGCAGTAAAATCGAGTAATAACTGCCTGGATTGTTAAATGTTAATGGTCACTAGTTAAATGTCagctttgcccatttctaactTTGTAACCTCAGGCATGTTATTTAAGTTCTCTGAACCTTAGgtttgtcatctgtaaaatggcaatAGTATTTGTGGGGTTTTTGTAAGGATTCAGTGCTATAACTACCTAATCATTATTCAGACCATTATGACGTCCTTGGTAGGTAACTAATAATGTTAGCCATTACAGTAGTCTCCCCCTTGCTCACAGGGACCCCTGAAGCTTGGCTCACAGTCAGCCCTACATATATTGTTTTTTCTTGTACATTCAGACCTGTGataaagcttaatttataaattagaaacAGTAAGATTAACAAAAGctgataataattattataatatactataataaaagttatCTAAAACTcataaattctttatttctagaattttgtaCCTCCTGTTTTCAGAATATGAatgtttcatgatttttttcagtATTATAAGTGATTCAAAGTTTAGGGTTTCTGGGGAGACTTGAAGGAGATATATGGCTGTAGGTAACTAAAACCATGGAAATTAAAACTGTGGATAAGGGGAGACTCCTGTATTATAGTTAAAAATATTACACTGAAAGCATTATGGTTTGAACTTTACATGAATCAGTTTGCTTTGAAGTTACTATCCCAAACCATTGCCAAGGAGTTGAAAGAAACCAGATGTCTGGAGCTAATGCCCCTTGATTTTGTGTCTGTTTATTGTGTTTGATCGACAGAAAAagagagttccagtctcctgatcCACTCCCCTAAATATCCATAACATCccaggctgggctaagctgaaaccAAGAATCAAaaactgaatccaggtttcccaccagggacccaaccacttaaaTCTACTTGCTGATTCCCagttgcatattagcaggaagccagcatCAAGAGTGGAGTCCATACTCaaattcaggtactctgatatgggattcaagCACTCCAAGcagcatgttaaccactaggTCCAACATCCACCCCtaattatgtgtttttatttcagtggaaatatgaatataaataaaacacaatttttccttaaaaaaaaaaaaaaaaaaaaaagaactgttagTATAGCTTCCAGCGTGAGGCCAACAATAGAGAATTGCCCATGGCTTCCGTGCCACCATTTTTGGAAAGACTTGAAGGAGGCAGTACAGGTCGTGTAGGAAGAGGAACATTTTGGGCAGGGAGTATAACAAGGGGGTAAGATGATAGTACACGCACAGGTGAAACAGCAGACAGGTTGGAGCTGCTGGATCgaaaagggaaaggcagagagggcctGGAGAGGGATAAGGCCAGTGAGGTACACAGCAACCAAACAAGGAGGACCTGTATCTGGTATCAGTGGAACTTGGATGGCCTCACTTGGGCAACATGGAGCCTTAAAGGCTTTTAAAACTGGGAGCAGCATCATCGGATCTGAGTTTTGGGTTTTCACTGTGAGAGACTAAACAGAGAATAGATCAGAGGCTACAGCAACAGCCCTGAAGGCTGTTGGAATTTTCCAATAGTGAGGTGATTTCCTATATCCACTGCACAttagtagaattaaaaaggacaggATGGGTACCAGAAATGTTTAGAAGTTAATATGACCTCATGATTAAACCAAATTATTCTTCCTGAAATAACAAAGCTAAtggaaatgggaaaatattttttttttcacattgttttacatttattgaattactgaatatttattaagtatctGCAATATAGCAGGCAAAACAGAGACAAGTTCTCTGTCCAGAGTGACTTTCAATTTTTTCCACAATATCCAAGTACTCATCATAAAAAAACCCCATTTTGCTGTGTCAGTACCCATTCTTTGATTAATCTTCATGTACAGTTTTTACAAGTGTTTTTTCAAACAGTGAATAATGCTGTAAACCAATAAGTATTCCAAACATTGTCTGAAAGACTAGAGGAATCACCATTGCTTTCATCTCTGTTTGACAAAGCAGCAGCCAATGGAGTAAAACCCTTCCTTTCGGTGGCAGTGGAACTGTATGATATCTGACTGCCAGGCGTCCATTTTTAGAAAAAGCCAAACTAGAGGGATATAAAATACCACATACTACGCCAATCAGTGAACTTCTAAGGACACAGTTTTCCTTGCTTATGTTACCTGAATACAAAGCATCGGTTACAAGGAGCTTGTAAGCAACTACGGTAGATAAAAATGGAAGTGTAGTCAATGATGCATATGTTTTCAAAGCATCATGTTTAACCTTGAAGCAATGTCTGAAAATGAAGTTTGCCAGTATTCCAGAAAAACCAGCTGTTGTGCCAAGGGTCAGTGTTCCATATATATTTAAGGTCTTTTCTTTTCgaagatattcaaattttttttctatgatttcGATGACCATTGGTCTTCCGAGTTCTGCATCTCTTAGAGAAGGACTAGGCTGACCACGTGTATATGTTGCCATTCTGATGTCCTTGGGCGCTTCCCCAGTTCCTAACGGTACCACACCGGCATCTTTGACGTCTCCACCAGCCTCACCCCTCAGCGCCGCcattttgggaaaatattttaaaaatgcagaagtatccatttttttcctgctggAAATGAGATAGAAGAAGTGTATTCTCCAAGGATgatgtctgtctctttctattaCGTTTGGAAAAATTAATAGGATTTTTGATTTCACAGAGATTGAAGAGATTAATAAGCTTCCCGTTCACTTGGCTCAGACAATGGGAACACAGGGACACCTCCTGCCCCATCTCCCTCCCGCAGCTGAGGCTCTGCAAGAACTGATTGCCAGAAGCTAAGCTGCCCAAGGCCAAGACTGCGGGCCCTCAAGGTCACAGCTTAGCCAACCCCAGAGTTCCAAAAGAACTggagaaagagtgtgtgtgtgtgtgtgtgtgatctgatAGAGGAAAAATTGAAGTTTCTCCTTTAGCAAGCTATTTGTGATTTCTGAAATTCAGTTtctttatgaaaatgaaatgacttCTCTACATGaatttaaagttcttttttaCTTTAACAAATGTTTTGAGACTTTATTAGATGAAATATTTGTGAACTGTCtcttaggtatttatttattaaaagttggTCTAGAGATGTAACTTGTGCCACATAATccataaaaaatcttgaaatgttATATAGTTTTCATCCATTTTCAGTTAACGCATAAAAGTCCCTTCTGTAAGCCTTAAATATTTGGGAAGTGTATGATTCCTGGCAAGTTGCTCATTTTACATGTCTTTAAATACTTTTCCATTCAAACCTTGGGGCTACAGATTTATctcatttaataaaaaatgtcTGCCATATGATCTAATTGGCAAAGGCAGTCTGCATTGTTAAACTGTTAGTAAGATGGACTGTCATTCTATCGAaaggagtgcttttttttttaaactcaaacaTGTTCCAGCATGTCACTGAGCCaaccttcttccttctcaattctAAGATACATAGAGGATACAGGAGGAggatgacgatgatgatggtggtggtggtggtggtggtggtggtggtggggatgtgatgggggggggggtagtctGAAATTTCCTCCATGAGGCTTATTGTGGAATTGAGTCTAAAGGAGCAACAGTTTCTCTGAAAAAGCACTTCCTGTGCCAGTggcacagggagaaagagaacaagaCCATCCACAAGAAGCTGTTACCAGGCTTGACCTTCATCTCTTAACCTCCAAATGGCAAAAGAAAGTCACATGGGCAGGAGCAGCATAATGAGGTGGAAAAAGTATGTAAGTCCTGTTTTCCTGTTGAGGTAGAAGGTCAGGAAGTAGAGAAGGAGTACAGAATTTAGAAAAATCTGATCTACCACAATAAAATAACTCCATAGGAGTGCACAGATATTCACATATAGAAACGAGCAACAATACAactaaaatacagaagaaaagtgCCTTTGCactgtgaaatgtgtttcttcctAGCACTTTGACTCTTCAGGTAAGCCCCTTAATTGGATCTTTTCATATCCATACATATGTGTGAAGCAGTGAGTAAAATTCTTGTGGCAATGCAAGATGTCTGGTACTGAGGGTGAAAACCCCGTCACCAAGAGCCAATCATggcaaataaaaactataaagatCTAATCTACTCATTAATTACATTGAAATATAGACAATATTCACATTTATCTTTGAAGGTATGGAGAGCAATAGTGTGGGCAATCTAAAGCTGTAGATAATTCCAAAAATCTTTACATGGACTTTAGATTTGATTGTAAGATTTTGTGGTCAgataaagcaaatttaaaattatagtacTTTGCATTCCCAGAACAGATACCCAGCCAACAATGACAGGTGGTCCAGAATTAGCATTTGGTTGTATATAATTGAAAGTTGATTTAAtgattaaacaaaataatttttgcaaaCCACTTTAGAGCATTCTGGGCACAGAGTAAATGCTCATTAGTTATTTCCTCCCTGTATCATTTTCTTTCGTCACTTAACGGTAGAACAAAAGATCATATTCTGAACCAATTTATTCCAGTGGCTTTCTGGGTCatggaaataagaaaacatttggTTTTAACTCAGCtttctttaatttaattaaaactgTACATCAACTTTTGGCTGTTTATATGTACTGTTCCTAGTTGATTACAATGAAGTGAAATTCCCCTGATACCAAGGATATGACATTTAATTAAATCAGTGGTTTGTTCAGctgtaggattttttttgtttgttttcctgcaGGTCCAAGTTCTTGTTATACTTTATGTCCCAGCCAGATAGTGTGCCATTTTGTCCATTTAAATGTGGAGTATTCATAATCCTGTCTGCAGCACTCTTTTGAAGGTCCAAAAT is a window encoding:
- the LOC133767647 gene encoding complex I assembly factor TMEM126B, mitochondrial-like, with protein sequence MAALRGEAGGDVKDAGVVPLGTGEAPKDIRMATYTRGQPSPSLRDAELGRPMVIEIIEKKFEYLRKEKTLNIYGTLTLGTTAGFSGILANFIFRHCFKVKHDALKTYASLTTLPFLSTVVAYKLLVTDALYSGNISKENCVLRSSLIGVVCGILYPSSLAFSKNGRLAVRYHTVPLPPKGRVLLHWLLLCQTEMKAMVIPLVFQTMFGILIGLQHYSLFEKTLVKTVHED